The Labrus mixtus chromosome 14, fLabMix1.1, whole genome shotgun sequence nucleotide sequence TTGACATCATCATAGATTCCACAGACCCAGAAGTACCTAAGATCCAGCTAGCAGAGGAGAACAGCGTCATTGCTAATGGAGACTTAACAACTACGGCTACTACAACTCCCACACCTTCTCCAGTGGCCTCAACTACTCTTACCCCAGTACCTACACCCCGCTCTGGGCTGAACGGAAGCCTAATCAAGGGAACCCCAGAGCGGACATCGACAGGAGGAAACTCTGAGAATATCCCGCCTTATATCAATGGCAAGATTATCACCAAACGGTCCTCTTATTCCGGCAGCATGGCTTCAGAGAGCATGGACATGTCCATCAACAAGGAGATGATATCAATGTCTGCAAGGGTAAGTCACAGTGAAGCAAAACTTTCTGAACTCTAAGAAATACTTGATGTAGAAATGACTTTGTTGATACGGGAAAGATGAAGGATTTAGACATAtccttcattcattcaagtGTTTTAGAAGAATGTGTCTTTTGAGGGAATACTGAAGTGTAAGAGGTACAGAGACAACTCCCTGCCTCAGTAGGAAAACCACTCCTTGGAAAAACTATTTCTCTGCACCCACAGAGGAACTGAAAGtgcattgtgttgtgttttggggTGTGGGTGTTAACCATCTGAGACAGAGGAGAGCCTGTCTTCCATTAGGCTTGCAGTGCACATTGCATTTAAGGAAGATGCTGGCCGAAGCTCTTAAAACcgaaaaagttattttcaattGGTTGTGGGTGATAGtgtaaattaatttatttgttgAAACTGGGCTGGATTATtgggaaacttttttgaaaaaaaaaaaagctttgtgaaTCCTGAAAACTAACTCTCCAAATGACAGTTGTCATCATCTCGAGGTTTTAAGAAGTGTGTTTACCTTGTTTTTCtattgctttatttttaaatccactTTTAACTCCTGAAATAATTGCGTTGCTTTCCTtaccctttctctttctctctttttttgttctgctttcttttatgtatttaagcacttttttaaacttttctatAACTCTATATAGTCCAGCTAATAAAAGTATCAAAAAATAGGAACTAATAGTTACTTACAGATCTTAATTTGAAAATCACAGATTTTTATTCTGGCCTAGTAGTCCCAGAGAGGAAGGGTCATTAGGAAGCTGTTtggcagaaaagagagagaccaTTTTATTATCAGACACTTAGCCTTTCTTCTgaaaaatatgcaacatttgCCATTCATCAGGACCAATGGTGCCCTTTGTGTGGGCACAGTTCAGTATTCAGCAGTGTGAATGgaagtttctgtgcagcttaTTGTTGCTCTGCAGCTTCTGGATGCTCATGGACTGAGCACGATTGAAATCCTATTGACCAGTTGTGGAGTACTGTCTGTTTGTGGCATGTTAGTTTTTCCAGAACAGATTATTCAGCAACATGCAGTCAGAGTGAATCGGCTATTTTTGTTTATGCGTACAGGACACTcacttgtgtatgtgtttctgcatgtgtgaataagagagctgtgtttttttttttgtgaatgactAGTGATAGGAAGTACGGTCACGTGGAGCCTCATTCTCGATAACACAGCTCAGCCACAGAATGATCCACATGTCCGCTGATTATAGTGCCAGTGTGCACTTAATAGCACACTCtcaaaaacacacgcacatgGATTTACTGCTTTTGTAAATGTGTCAGCCAActctaaagaaaataaacagtacAAAACAGATGAAACGTAGCATCGAGTGGTTGCTCACACGTTGTTGAGTATTCtgattatttaactgttgaGTTTTAAAGATAAtcacacaaaacattaattCCCACTTAATACTTgggtttcctctttttcctctaaTTTTCATCAATATAAACTGTttctcaaacaggaaatgataacatgctaacatgctcgtGCTTTGAGCTGCGCAGTGTTTGTAGAGTATACTGTGATCAGTTGGGTAAATATTGTCAGTGGAGGCTGATTTAGATAGGGGACATCggaaaagtaacaaaaacatgtgCTTTGTTAGTCAAGTTAGTTTAATTTTTCTATTGTAGGGTCAAATTACACTCTTAGACTGAACATTGAATTTGTTTCCTGTGCTTTCTTGCTCATACTTCCCAAATAAGAGAGATTTTTAAATTTAGATCACagagcaaagacaaaaagaggtCATTGGCCTGATTTGTTAGGCTGATGATGAGAAATAGAGAAGATTTCAAAAAGTGAATATTAGAGTAGTTTTCTTTTGTGATAGACAAACATACTGAACTCAAAGTTGGTTTTCAGCATTGATcttaagagttaaaaaaaaacaaatgtcagtCTCGTTGTGTCGTACTGACAGGATTAGCTTGTGTTGTCAGACACTTCCTAGTTAGCGCTCCCGATGACAGTGACAGATGGAGAGTCTTGCTGATTGTTACAGTAGAACCAGACTGACAGGAACATTAATGGCTTTGTCAACACTCATTAACCCACAGCTGCCTCTCCTTTATCCAGatacaaagacagagacatctgaaatacacacaatgtTTTATAAAGTAACTCTTACACGTCAAAGTTTCTTGAATTAAGCACATTAGCCATTTGTAGCTTAGCAAGGAGATGCACATAGCTTGATAAAATGTTGCTAAGGGCAGTTTGTTGAAACTGAAGATTACAAgttagaaaatataaaaaaatgtgcatggTGGAGGTACAAAACAAGTTAAATTAGCAGACCTTTATAGCTTGTTAATATTCTCTTGGATATTTGTTTGGGTCAACTTTAGCCGCTACTAGCATAACGCTAAATCTCTAACGGAGCTGTTGGCTAAAGTTACATTGTGAATAAAGGCACAAGACGGTGTTGTTATTTCTGCTGCATACATTTTGATCCTTACAAGTTTTGTTAAGGGGCATGCTATTTTTATGCAGTGTTATTGTAAACTACTTAAACACTTTATGAAACAGTAAGCTTGATGTTACATGTCTCGTTACTCATTTCGACCAACAAACTCTTTTCAACCCAACATGTCTCTAAACCAGTCACTAACTACTAAGTCTTCAAGCAGAGGTTCACTGTAGCTTCAAACACACTTAGTGACGAAGGTAAATAAGTGCAAGGAAAGATTAGTCTTGTACTTCACGTTTGATTTAATCTCATTCTCTTTTGTGAACCTTgcccctctctgtcttcctctcaggACTTCTCCAGTAAGACTCTGAAGCGAACCAGGAAGTTTGTTATCGACGGTGTGGAGGTGAGTGTGACCACCTCCAAGATCATCAAGGACGATgagaagaaagatgaagagatgCGGTTCTTGAGGTAGGCCTAAGTGATATACAGCACGAAGACTTTCGTAGATTttgtacacacatttttaaattaggATCTCAAAAAACAGAGTTAGCTGTGTTTCCCTTTCTCTTGTGTCTGCTTTACTTCATGGAAACACCATTGATTTTCATTCACGTTGGTCTCTCATGGGTCTCTCGGCCACAAGTGGTCGGATGTCGCTTTAACTTCATGTACTATTTCAGGCGCCCTTCTCTTTGTGCTTTAGCCCCCTGAGATTCGCCTTTTACAAATATCCACTGTTTTGGAAAAAGACTAATTtgggtaatgtttttttttttgaacagtttagagacattttattttcctctatcTTAAAGTGCCTTTTGGAACAGGTTAAAAATAGTCTAGATGAAACAAGTTTGCATAAAAAGGACTACCACCGTCCAACaccttaaattattattttttctttaatttagaTTCTGTGTAATAACAACTGAGTCTTAGAAGCTAAACTTGTTTTGAACCCCCTAGGAAGGGTCTGATGCTTTACTACTGCCATCTGGTGGTAGAAACATGGATATTGCAGATATGACTAAATACCAACAGGcttaggttttattttatttatttgttttataaataatgCTTCAATTTCAGTTTGGCAGAAAGAAAATTGCAACATTATTGGAATTTGAATCTCCAAAGCATACATATCTACTCTGTAAATTCGACCACATTTGTAGAATCACAGAAGTCACAATATCAACTAAAATTGGAATTTAagttttgtttacttgtttttgcaagattttaaaaatgattaaaaatgattctgTTGTTTTCAGGCGTCAGGAACTGCGTGAGCTCCGTTTGCTGCAGAAGGAGGAGCATCGCGCTCAGGCTGGTCTAAATACTAAactggaaacacaaagagaacaaatgCAAAGACGCTTTGACCAGGAGATGAATGTGAGTCaaaacacccaaacacactGAGTTACTATTGTAGTAGGTAAAACTTAAGCATGACTTAATGTCTGCCATCAGCCAAGCTAAACATCCTACAATTTAAGCGTTTCATTTGTGCTGCAgtgacattttctttacatcaatgtttttgtttctttaaaatgccTCCCAGGCCAAGAAGAAGCACTATGATGTGGAGCTGGAGAACCTGGAGAAGAACCAGAAGCAGACCATAGAAAAGATGGAGGCAGACCACAATGTCAAACTCAAGGATGAGACCAAACGCATCAAGTCAGAGCAGGAACGTGACTACCACAAGTTCCAGGAtcagttaaaacacaagaaaaaggaGGTAGGCCTACGTTTTTACATTTATAAGGAACAAATCTACGCTCTATCTACAGTGCAGTAAATCACAATAGGATCCAGTGTCAGACGCGGTTAATATAGCAGAAATGTGTCTTCTTTCAATATGTGTAGGTGAAGCAGTCTGTTGACAAGCTGCCCAGAAGCCAACGTAAAGATTCCTTGAAGCAGATGATGAATTCTTTCCAAGAAAAGAAGATTAGAGATGTAAGCTGTCtttaatgtatttcaatgcataCCTAACTGTTATacttttgatgtattttataaacccgtttcctttccttccctcccttcatgtcttttctgttttctgtgtttcaggagaATAACTTCTTGGCAGCTCAGAAGAACCACCTGGACAACACGCTGCAGAGAATCATCACCAACAACAAGAGAGAGATcgcagagatggagagggaaTGCCTTAACAGGAAACACCAGCTAGTCAGAGGTACACAATCTGTTTGGAACAGGGTTAAAACAATCCAATGCGCACCACAAATTGAACCCATACAAAGTCCTATCTTTTGGTTCTGTACCTTGTCAACATAACTTGTCTTAATAAcacacttcttttcttttctcctggcTTGGATTAGAGCGTGAAGCTACGATATGGGACATGGAGGAGAAGAACCTGTATGAGAGACATCAGTTGTTGAAGCAGCAGCTGAAAGACCAGTACTTCCTGCAACGGCATCAGCTTCTCAAAAAACACGAGAAGGTAAATCAGTGGATGACAACCCATTCGGCGCTCATTTtgccaattttattttttaagtaaatcCGTTGATCACATGTCAAAATGAAGTCTTGAGTCAGGAATAGATTATGATGAACTAGTCaacatgtgttttctgtgttctcTAAAGCTTCCTTGTGTATCTTCAGACCTCTCATAGTCTATAAGTGTATTTTCTGTGTCACTACAGGAGCAGGAACAAATGCAGTGCTACAATCATCGGATGATTGAGATTATGAAGGCTCGCCAGCAGCAGGAGAAGAGTCGGATGCCGAAGATCCAGCGCGGTGAGGCCAAGACGCGTATGGCCATGTTCAAAAAGAGCCTTCGCATCAACTCTTCAGGCAATTcctcagaggacagagagaagatTAAACAGGTAGCTGGGGGAAGCACAGGTTTTTCTTGCTCCTTATTTAAGCATCTAAGGAATTTCTTTACTTACTCACTCcctgtatgtctctctctctctctctctctctctctctctctctctctctctctctctctctctcgctatagttttccctgcaggaggagaagcgGCAGAAGTCCGAGAGGCTgcatcagcagcagaaacacgACAACCAGATGAGAGAGATGGTTGGACAGTGTGAAAGCAACatcagagagctgcagcagctgcaggtgaaTAATCAGGGGAAAcggtttctctcttttttttaaaacacattttatcctGCAAGCAACGGCAGATTGTACCGTTTTGTCCGCAACACATATTTATACGTAAACACAAATGAGATCAACGTGCTTTTGTGCTTCAGAACGAAAAGTGTCACCTGCTGGTCGAGAACGAGACTCAGAGGCTAAAACATTTGGATGAACAACACAACCATCTGCTGAAGGACTGGAGGGATCAGCTGAAACCCAGAAAGAAGGTACACGTTTCCTGTCACACTGTTTTTCACAAAGCACATTTCAGACTGGCTTCCTCTTTATTTACTGGTACCAGTCCAGATCCTGACGCTGTTTGGTcatgtcatcctccactctctctccacccatttcctgtctctcagtAGTTGTACTCTAGACTAAAGGTccaaaagccccaaaatcatgtttgaaaaaaacaagccccttccaaaaaaaaggaacagaaacTGAAGAGTGTTTCCAAAACTACAATTACACTTACTtagaaaatgtctttatttttggtCTGTCTTCATCTATTTGAATACATATGTATAAGAGTATTTTGGGTGGATATTAAAGTCAAACACTAACTGACTTTTACTAACTTTATCTGACCTTATTGGTTTCACCCACTTGAGAAACTAATGAGAAATAAACTAAAAgaaggcatttaaaaaacaaagagaactaATCTAACAATACGCTTCTGATttgttgatatatatattacatttgtttattGTCTGTCTTCGTTCAATGTCTGAAACTATGCTGCTGTCTTGGCCGGGGatctcttgaaaaagagaacTTGTGTCTCAATGAGGAAAAAGATCAAGTTTATAATCTGGACAACAGCGGGGAGCAGCCAGTCTCTTCATTTTTAAGCTTACAAGCTTTACAAACACAACTAGAGCCCACTAGTGAACATTGCCCATCTGTGGTTCAACAGGGTATTACATATTGTTGTATCATCTCTCCAAAAATAGCCGGGGACAATGACACCTCTGCAGGCTATTCTTAATGCTAAACTAAGCTGATATACTCTGAGTCTAGCTACCTACAGTACTAAGGCCACAGATATAAGAATGGTATTGATCATACAAGCTATTATTCAGTTAAGATGTCAAATATAACTTTTCAACAAAATGAATAATAGTCTCTTATTCTTTATATTCATGTTAAACACATGTATCTTTATCCTGACTAAACACTAAAGTCTGCTGAACACAGAAAGTTGGTCCTTTCTTTATTAAAGATGAATCTAGCTAACTGCATCATACAAGTGTAAATAAAATGACCTCTCTGTAATTAAGCGTCCTCAAGTAGTCTAATGCATATTTCCCCTTCTTCTCCGCCGACCCTCTCAGGCGCTCGAAGAGGAGctgaacatgaagaaaagagagCAGGAGGCTTTCTTTAGGATGACTGAGAGTTCTGATTGTCCAAACCCAAGTTCACCCAACAAGCTGTCCAGGTTTGTGCCTTACCAAGACTCTTCCACCACGTAGAAACTGTTGTGATGTCGTTGCCCAGTATGTCCTGTCCCACTGTTAGCGCCAACACATAACCATCAAAACGCACACCTACAggcttcacacagcagcctgctgcctttgttttcatttgctcAGCTTGTAAAGGCAGCACACCTGTCCCTCCATTAGGgttccctttttgtttttcagtgactatttatgttttaactcATTTTCTAAGGTGTTTCTTTGACAAAGGTTTCAAAATGTGTA carries:
- the stk10 gene encoding serine/threonine-protein kinase 10, translating into MMAFARFSRILRLPTIELKKKVKQYEHVHRDINPNDLWELIGELGDGAFGKVYKARNKETGVLAAAKQIETKSEEELEDYIVEIDILAKCDHRYIVKLLDAFYHDNKLWIMIEFCPGGAVDATMLELDRGLTEPQIKVVCRQMLEALVYLHSMKIIHRDLKAGNILLMLDGDIKLADFGVSAKNTKTLQRRDSFIGTPYWMAPEVVMCETMKDAPYDYKADIWSLGITLIELAQIEPPHHELNPMRVLLKIAKSDPPSLDHPNKWSPEFKDFLRKALDKNPETRPTAMQLLEHPYVRSVTSNRPLRELVAEAKAEVMEEIEDNREEGEEDDGMELTASPGKEPCQTSQTSLEGDQSPGPPSPTTPSPTTAIPLPRQESEPESATEEQPGSVMVVPVPIPRQNVPHKAQEEAEDKLADDATNGSEKSESEVSTKTSNSDSGIEDGKSTPILEGEKVAEETPEPEQTPAAPRDETSEEQVDIIIDSTDPEVPKIQLAEENSVIANGDLTTTATTTPTPSPVASTTLTPVPTPRSGLNGSLIKGTPERTSTGGNSENIPPYINGKIITKRSSYSGSMASESMDMSINKEMISMSARDFSSKTLKRTRKFVIDGVEVSVTTSKIIKDDEKKDEEMRFLRRQELRELRLLQKEEHRAQAGLNTKLETQREQMQRRFDQEMNAKKKHYDVELENLEKNQKQTIEKMEADHNVKLKDETKRIKSEQERDYHKFQDQLKHKKKEVKQSVDKLPRSQRKDSLKQMMNSFQEKKIRDENNFLAAQKNHLDNTLQRIITNNKREIAEMERECLNRKHQLVREREATIWDMEEKNLYERHQLLKQQLKDQYFLQRHQLLKKHEKEQEQMQCYNHRMIEIMKARQQQEKSRMPKIQRGEAKTRMAMFKKSLRINSSGNSSEDREKIKQFSLQEEKRQKSERLHQQQKHDNQMREMVGQCESNIRELQQLQNEKCHLLVENETQRLKHLDEQHNHLLKDWRDQLKPRKKALEEELNMKKREQEAFFRMTESSDCPNPSSPNKLSRFVPYQDSSTT